From the genome of Sphingomonas sp. HMP6, one region includes:
- a CDS encoding glycosyltransferase family 4 protein, translated as MMHLADVVTPIDHLALIGNFLPRKCGLATYTTDTFTALKGRFPDLKIDVYAMDDHPGLYDYPPEVTRSIPDQDRMAYLDAARVIEASGAQAIWLQHEYGIFGGAAGEHILALLDRVSIPVIVTLHTILEKPSADQRRVMDGLLRRCARVIVMAERGREILERVYGASGRNIVMIPHGVPDRDFVDPNSLKGRFGWEERKVVLTFGLLAPGKGIEVMIEALPAIVAQNPNVLYAVLGATHPNLVKHEGEKYRDGLKALAVELGVDANIEFIDAFLEHDELIDYLQAADIYATPYLNPAQITSGTLSYAVGVGKAVVSTPYVHATEILGDGHGVLVDFGDSAAFAREINALLGSDRNRIRLSERAYARGRTMIWPRLAEVAMREIVQMVAAKPQRLPTGTVATIPLKPDFSAVERMSDSTGMLQHSIYSVPDRRHGYCIDDNARALMLVSQMVEMDAAARDSWMTIYASFLQYAWNPEARRFRNFMNFDRTWCEDFGSEDSNGRTLWALGVTARDAQMAKHRHWALSMFDMTASLALELGSPRAHAFAMLGAAAIIEAYPSHALARTILSRFGDELRGLLAEARRPEWEWFEIVLAYDNARLPEALIRAGTALRRDDLVACGISTLDWIVGKQTSPEGRFRAVGSESFGRVYAEPLQFDQQPLEAQATIDACSAAFDASKDLRWVEEAGRAYRWYLGQNDLDLPLATTQDGGCFDGLMPNGLNRNQGAESILALQLAGCTISGLAKRAESVAGPISAVA; from the coding sequence ATGATGCATTTGGCGGATGTCGTGACCCCGATCGATCACCTCGCGTTGATCGGCAATTTCTTGCCCCGCAAATGCGGTCTTGCAACATATACGACCGACACTTTCACCGCATTGAAGGGCCGTTTCCCGGATTTGAAGATCGACGTCTATGCGATGGACGATCATCCGGGCCTTTACGATTATCCGCCCGAGGTGACGCGCAGCATCCCCGATCAGGACCGCATGGCGTATCTCGACGCCGCGCGCGTAATCGAGGCCAGTGGCGCGCAGGCGATCTGGCTGCAGCACGAATATGGCATTTTCGGCGGCGCGGCGGGCGAGCATATCCTCGCCCTGCTCGACCGCGTGTCGATCCCCGTCATCGTCACGCTGCATACGATCCTCGAAAAGCCCAGCGCCGACCAGCGCCGGGTGATGGATGGCCTGCTGCGCCGTTGTGCGCGGGTCATCGTGATGGCCGAGCGTGGCCGCGAGATCCTCGAGCGCGTTTACGGCGCGAGCGGGCGCAACATCGTGATGATCCCGCACGGCGTGCCCGATCGCGACTTTGTCGATCCCAATTCGCTCAAGGGCCGTTTTGGGTGGGAGGAGCGCAAGGTCGTGCTGACCTTCGGCCTGCTCGCGCCTGGCAAGGGGATCGAAGTGATGATCGAGGCACTGCCCGCGATCGTCGCGCAGAATCCGAACGTGCTCTACGCGGTGCTGGGGGCGACGCATCCCAACCTCGTCAAGCATGAGGGTGAGAAGTATCGCGACGGGCTGAAGGCACTGGCGGTCGAACTCGGCGTTGACGCCAACATCGAGTTCATCGATGCCTTCCTCGAACATGACGAGCTAATCGATTATCTGCAGGCGGCGGATATCTATGCGACGCCATATTTGAACCCGGCGCAGATCACGTCCGGCACGCTCAGCTATGCCGTCGGCGTCGGCAAGGCGGTGGTCTCAACGCCGTATGTGCATGCCACCGAAATCCTGGGTGACGGGCACGGCGTGCTGGTCGATTTTGGGGATTCGGCGGCGTTTGCGCGTGAGATCAACGCGCTGCTCGGCAGCGACCGCAACCGCATCAGGCTGTCGGAGCGGGCCTATGCGCGCGGTCGCACGATGATCTGGCCGCGCCTTGCCGAAGTCGCGATGCGCGAGATTGTCCAGATGGTCGCTGCCAAGCCACAGCGCTTGCCGACCGGCACGGTCGCCACGATCCCGCTCAAGCCGGATTTTTCGGCGGTCGAGCGGATGAGCGATTCCACCGGCATGCTGCAGCATTCGATCTATTCGGTGCCCGACCGGCGTCATGGCTATTGCATCGACGACAACGCCCGCGCGCTGATGCTGGTTAGCCAGATGGTCGAGATGGACGCGGCGGCGCGCGATTCGTGGATGACGATCTATGCGTCGTTCCTGCAATATGCGTGGAACCCCGAAGCGCGCCGCTTTCGCAATTTCATGAATTTCGACCGCACGTGGTGCGAGGATTTTGGGTCGGAGGATTCGAACGGTCGGACGCTGTGGGCATTGGGCGTTACCGCGCGCGATGCGCAGATGGCGAAGCATCGCCATTGGGCGCTGTCGATGTTCGACATGACGGCCTCGCTCGCGCTCGAACTTGGTTCACCGCGGGCGCATGCCTTCGCGATGCTGGGTGCAGCGGCGATCATCGAGGCGTATCCGAGCCATGCGCTGGCGCGCACGATCCTGTCGCGCTTCGGCGATGAGTTGCGCGGGCTGCTGGCAGAGGCCCGGCGGCCGGAGTGGGAGTGGTTCGAAATCGTGCTCGCCTATGACAATGCCCGGCTGCCCGAGGCGTTGATCCGCGCTGGCACCGCGCTTCGTCGCGACGATCTGGTCGCGTGCGGCATCTCGACGCTCGACTGGATCGTCGGCAAGCAGACCTCGCCCGAGGGCCGCTTCCGTGCCGTCGGCAGCGAAAGTTTCGGCCGCGTCTATGCCGAGCCGCTACAATTCGACCAGCAGCCACTTGAAGCGCAAGCGACGATCGATGCCTGCAGCGCGGCGTTCGACGCATCGAAGGATCTGCGCTGGGTCGAGGAAGCCGGCCGGGCATATCGTTGGTACCTGGGGCAAAACGACCTCGATTTGCCGCTGGCTACCACGCAGGATGGTGGATGTTTCGACGGGCTGATGCCCAACGGGCTCAACCGCAACCAGGGTGCCGAGTCGATTCTGGCGCTGCAATTGGCCGGTTGCACCATTTCGGGGCTGGCAAAGCGGGCTGAAAGCGTGGCAGGACCGATAAGCGCCGTCGCGTAG